Proteins from one Microcoleus sp. FACHB-672 genomic window:
- a CDS encoding DUF2103 domain-containing protein, producing MGNSSSARLVLNHSTHIPGLIAILERLTKYADIQTITPGVIGNVKGHTPRMTLRVSVPIRGGFKVLARQGKTVQEVFVITSLSQNELEEIIALLLKK from the coding sequence ATGGGCAACTCTTCCAGTGCTCGATTAGTTCTCAATCATTCGACTCACATTCCCGGTTTGATTGCGATCCTGGAACGGCTGACAAAGTATGCCGATATTCAAACCATCACTCCAGGCGTCATTGGCAATGTTAAGGGTCACACCCCTCGGATGACGTTACGGGTGTCCGTTCCCATTCGTGGCGGGTTTAAAGTGCTGGCGAGACAAGGTAAAACGGTTCAAGAAGTCTTTGTCATCACCAGCTTGAGCCAGAATGAGCTGGAAGAGATAATTGCCTTGTTATTAAAGAAATAA
- a CDS encoding KGK domain-containing protein: protein MNLTALEFNLATRKRLNVSEPIRNKLFGEGIECYALKYKADGWESGKFRVKLTVEFCPDEPEIEETPAPNTAEAGETGSPLDEIRQMSKEENK from the coding sequence ATAAATTTAACTGCTTTAGAGTTTAACCTAGCAACTAGAAAGAGATTAAATGTTTCAGAACCAATCAGAAACAAACTATTTGGTGAAGGGATAGAATGTTATGCTTTGAAATATAAGGCTGACGGCTGGGAAAGCGGAAAATTTAGAGTTAAACTGACTGTGGAATTTTGTCCAGATGAACCCGAAATAGAAGAAACACCGGCACCCAATACAGCCGAAGCCGGCGAAACTGGATCTCCCCTAGATGAGATTCGACAAATGAGCAAAGAAGAAAATAAATAA
- a CDS encoding fasciclin domain-containing protein — protein sequence MANIVETAINAGSFNTLVTAIKAADLVDTLNGAGPFTVFAPTDEAFAKLPEGTVEGLLKDIPTLKKILTYHVVSGKVMASDVVKLDSATTVQGSDVKIDASNGGVKVNDATVATADVAADNGVIHIIDTVLIPA from the coding sequence TTGGCTAATATCGTAGAAACTGCCATCAATGCTGGCTCATTCAATACCCTAGTTACTGCAATCAAAGCGGCTGATTTGGTAGACACTTTAAATGGCGCTGGTCCCTTCACAGTTTTTGCGCCGACTGATGAAGCTTTTGCTAAGCTGCCCGAAGGTACAGTAGAAGGATTGCTTAAGGATATCCCAACGCTTAAGAAAATCCTGACCTACCATGTCGTTTCAGGCAAGGTAATGGCATCTGACGTGGTGAAGCTGGATTCAGCAACCACAGTTCAAGGTTCAGACGTGAAAATTGACGCTTCCAATGGCGGCGTCAAGGTCAATGATGCCACCGTTGCAACAGCAGATGTTGCTGCTGATAATGGTGTCATCCACATCATTGACACAGTTTTGATTCCGGCGTAA
- a CDS encoding NblA/ycf18 family protein, with product MNQPIKLSLEQEFSIRSFAHQVQQMSREQAQDFLLMLHKQMIMQETMYKEFLKHEWNIDAGASSI from the coding sequence ATGAATCAGCCTATCAAATTATCTTTAGAACAAGAATTTAGCATCCGTAGCTTTGCACACCAAGTGCAGCAAATGTCTCGTGAGCAAGCCCAGGATTTTTTGCTCATGTTGCACAAGCAGATGATCATGCAGGAAACGATGTACAAGGAATTTCTGAAGCACGAGTGGAATATCGATGCCGGCGCTAGTTCTATCTAA
- the psb34 gene encoding photosystem II assembly protein Psb34, with translation MRYTDKQGKTLNLDECMTADSFFMEADNYIDEPLEMHFDLTGELKAGKKGKQAAATLRSNGSELIPAEAQAYKRSNATQLLEVPAGRTVDNEGLNNNYAMQPAMSLAEYPSSEQQKRYAFQGAIAIVFVALTLLTVFVVS, from the coding sequence ATGCGCTACACCGATAAACAAGGGAAAACCCTCAACCTAGACGAATGTATGACTGCCGACAGCTTCTTTATGGAAGCTGATAATTACATCGACGAACCGTTAGAAATGCACTTCGATCTAACAGGTGAGTTAAAAGCCGGCAAGAAAGGGAAACAAGCCGCAGCAACCCTTCGCAGTAATGGCAGTGAATTAATCCCCGCAGAAGCCCAAGCCTATAAACGCAGCAATGCCACTCAATTGCTTGAGGTGCCGGCAGGACGCACCGTAGATAACGAAGGACTTAACAATAACTACGCAATGCAGCCGGCTATGTCCTTGGCAGAGTATCCCTCATCAGAACAGCAGAAGCGTTATGCCTTTCAAGGCGCAATTGCTATCGTGTTCGTTGCCTTAACGCTATTGACTGTATTTGTTGTCAGCTAG
- a CDS encoding HEAT repeat domain-containing protein translates to MQDYFEPAPPAPENGGESLTVEQAIANLRGDDLGLRYYAAWWLGRFRIREPAAVEALLAALEDESDRTDDGGYPLRRNAARALGKLGDQRSVPALIWCLESSDYYLREAAAQSLEMLNAAASVPVLMQMLAGGVEAAVLVPGKPHLAQPYNSVIEALGTLHATEAISLIQPFLEHPVKRVQYSAARAMYQLTGQSIYAERLVQALHGDELQLRRSALMDLGAIGYLPAAEAIAETLAENSLKLIALKGILEHQLGSNPTQPPSLSDNAIQVMTVMDSLL, encoded by the coding sequence ATGCAGGATTATTTTGAACCGGCACCACCCGCACCAGAAAATGGTGGCGAATCTTTAACCGTAGAGCAAGCAATCGCAAATCTGCGGGGTGATGACCTGGGTCTGCGCTACTATGCAGCTTGGTGGCTTGGCAGGTTCAGAATTCGGGAACCGGCGGCAGTTGAAGCTTTGCTGGCGGCTTTGGAAGATGAATCTGACCGTACAGACGATGGGGGATATCCCCTGAGACGCAATGCAGCGCGGGCACTGGGCAAACTGGGAGACCAGCGTTCAGTGCCGGCGCTGATTTGGTGTTTAGAGAGTTCAGACTACTACCTTCGAGAAGCTGCAGCGCAATCTCTGGAAATGCTCAATGCTGCTGCCAGTGTGCCGGTGTTGATGCAAATGCTAGCCGGCGGTGTGGAAGCGGCTGTGCTTGTTCCGGGAAAACCCCACCTCGCCCAACCTTACAATTCAGTCATCGAAGCGTTAGGAACCCTCCACGCTACAGAGGCGATTTCCCTGATTCAGCCGTTCCTGGAACATCCGGTTAAGCGGGTGCAATACTCCGCAGCACGAGCGATGTACCAGCTCACAGGCCAATCGATTTATGCAGAACGCCTGGTTCAAGCTTTACACGGCGATGAGTTACAGTTGCGCCGGTCGGCTTTGATGGATCTAGGGGCGATTGGTTATTTGCCGGCAGCCGAGGCGATTGCTGAAACTTTGGCAGAAAATAGTCTTAAGTTGATTGCGCTTAAAGGCATTCTAGAACATCAGCTAGGGAGTAACCCGACACAACCCCCTTCGCTGTCTGATAATGCGATTCAGGTTATGACGGTGATGGATTCGCTTTTGTGA
- a CDS encoding phycobilisome linker polypeptide: protein MLGQLAYGRAASSSSGSRLFRYEVTGLAQSEESDRTNYPIRQSGSVFITVPYNRMNEEMQRILRMGGKIVNIYPMTPEGNAEFEKSRKAASEHHHEGASEHHHDAASEHHHEGEGKSEHDS, encoded by the coding sequence ATGCTTGGTCAATTAGCTTATGGGAGAGCGGCAAGCAGCTCTTCTGGTAGCCGGCTCTTTCGGTACGAAGTCACTGGTTTAGCTCAAAGCGAAGAAAGTGACAGAACAAATTACCCCATTCGCCAAAGTGGCAGTGTGTTTATCACAGTGCCTTACAACCGGATGAATGAAGAAATGCAGCGCATCCTTCGCATGGGTGGCAAAATAGTCAACATTTACCCGATGACCCCTGAAGGTAATGCTGAATTTGAGAAGAGCAGGAAAGCTGCATCGGAGCATCACCATGAGGGTGCATCGGAGCATCATCATGACGCTGCTTCCGAGCATCACCACGAAGGTGAAGGCAAATCGGAGCACGATAGCTAA
- a CDS encoding Dabb family protein, with the protein MIKHIVMWRLKDTAEGASKEENAGKMKEMLEALPAVIPEIEHLEVGMNGIESPAAYDVALYSAFASFEALDTYQKHPEHEKCKEFIGKIVSERAVVDYEI; encoded by the coding sequence ATGATCAAGCATATTGTCATGTGGCGGTTAAAAGATACCGCAGAAGGCGCTTCTAAAGAGGAAAATGCCGGCAAGATGAAGGAAATGCTAGAAGCGCTGCCGGCAGTTATCCCAGAAATTGAGCATCTTGAAGTGGGCATGAATGGCATTGAATCACCGGCAGCTTACGATGTGGCACTGTATTCTGCCTTTGCCAGTTTCGAGGCGCTGGATACTTATCAGAAACATCCAGAACACGAAAAATGCAAAGAATTTATCGGCAAAATAGTTAGCGAACGTGCCGTGGTTGACTACGAAATATGA
- a CDS encoding dynamin-like GTPase family protein, translated as MTQLLPQCENLQAQVDSLLHLLNQEPSLRMQDITGVQASLKKAISPKFEIVFAGAFSAGKSMLINALLERELLYSAEGHATGTECYIEYAEAEKERVVLTFLSQTEIKEQADALCKRLGLTAETNLQQREAIELLTEKGETIIKLEGGESKSERAKQAKALVLLLKGYADNSERIHPTHSNTFSMEQFDFSNLKEAAGYARRGSNSAVLKRIEYYCHHPLLQDGNVLIDMPGIDAPVKKDAELTYRKIEDPETSAVVCVLKPASEGDMTTEETELLEKMRKNPGIRDRVFYVFNRVDETWYNTQLRQRLDDLINSQFRDNSRVYKTSGLLGFYGSQIKGTSQRERYGLDSLFAQSVKGTGIQEETSQFINEFNRYCANSGKLSPNKFKIAVFSYETPNENYARILNEQGSPLIDQLISDSGIEEFRTGITRYLKEEKRPQLFEALANDLQPVCVALRRLYLEQHRELESQPINIEGVKSRRLEQLNYELGQIGTALIEHISQEVNETITNQCPIFEEDFRKLKVKMVSRMDELLNTFSVEEAYRRATHTHPRNSTAPLLAILVEAFYFMANELEEVLVAESQQVIANWFVYLMDRIRHQEYYRQMCRLIGTDAGVEQAFKSLETQVQHAIRAAASSECDRYVRESARFYDENTFSIYQFRQVLQQTSQAYDCASMVEAEPAIRQLLKMDFEPKVKQTIQSAFRQTINQTFKTHLLPLAKEQEESILQQYNRARAHLEKTLEKEAQEQLDQNQKNQTQLQQTVNTYNEAVGGINQCLQGMQLDRYQLPVVKFKDDFITAGEVAEANPPNEQKLLVEALVE; from the coding sequence ATGACTCAACTGTTACCTCAGTGCGAAAATCTGCAAGCTCAGGTTGATAGTCTACTGCATCTGTTGAATCAAGAACCGTCCTTACGGATGCAAGATATCACCGGGGTTCAGGCGTCCCTGAAAAAAGCAATTTCTCCTAAATTTGAAATCGTCTTCGCCGGTGCATTTAGTGCCGGCAAATCGATGCTGATCAACGCCTTGCTAGAGCGAGAATTGCTCTACAGCGCTGAAGGACACGCCACCGGCACCGAATGCTATATTGAATATGCTGAAGCCGAGAAAGAACGAGTCGTTCTCACCTTTTTAAGTCAGACAGAAATTAAAGAGCAGGCAGATGCTTTGTGTAAGCGTCTGGGATTAACAGCAGAAACCAATCTTCAACAGCGCGAAGCGATTGAATTGCTAACTGAAAAAGGCGAAACGATCATCAAGCTGGAAGGTGGAGAAAGTAAATCTGAGCGAGCGAAACAAGCGAAAGCGCTAGTTTTGTTACTGAAGGGTTATGCGGATAACAGTGAGCGCATTCATCCAACCCACAGTAACACGTTTTCGATGGAGCAATTTGACTTTTCCAATTTAAAAGAAGCTGCCGGTTACGCACGTCGCGGCAGCAATAGTGCAGTTTTAAAGCGAATCGAATATTACTGCCATCACCCGCTATTACAAGATGGCAACGTGCTGATTGATATGCCGGGAATTGATGCGCCGGTGAAGAAGGATGCGGAACTTACTTATCGCAAGATTGAAGATCCGGAAACATCGGCTGTCGTGTGCGTACTCAAACCGGCATCCGAAGGAGACATGACAACCGAAGAAACAGAACTTTTGGAAAAGATGCGGAAGAATCCAGGGATTCGGGATCGCGTCTTTTATGTTTTCAATCGAGTCGATGAAACTTGGTACAATACTCAATTGCGCCAACGACTCGATGATTTGATTAATTCCCAGTTTAGAGACAACAGCCGAGTTTATAAAACCAGTGGATTGCTGGGATTTTATGGCAGTCAAATCAAAGGAACAAGCCAGCGAGAGCGTTATGGGTTAGATTCTCTTTTTGCCCAAAGTGTCAAAGGCACCGGCATTCAGGAAGAAACGTCCCAATTTATCAACGAATTTAACCGCTATTGTGCCAACTCTGGCAAGCTTTCTCCCAATAAGTTTAAGATTGCTGTTTTCAGCTACGAAACCCCAAATGAGAATTATGCCAGAATTCTGAATGAACAGGGTTCACCCCTAATTGATCAGCTTATTTCCGATAGTGGAATAGAAGAATTCCGCACCGGCATCACTCGCTATTTAAAGGAAGAAAAACGTCCTCAACTTTTTGAAGCGCTAGCAAACGATCTTCAGCCGGTGTGTGTCGCCTTGCGCCGGCTTTATTTAGAGCAACACCGAGAGTTGGAGAGTCAACCAATTAATATTGAGGGTGTAAAGTCGCGGCGTTTGGAGCAACTGAATTACGAATTAGGGCAAATTGGTACAGCTTTGATTGAACACATCAGTCAGGAAGTCAATGAGACGATTACCAATCAGTGTCCAATCTTTGAGGAAGATTTTCGCAAGCTCAAAGTGAAAATGGTTTCACGCATGGATGAACTTCTGAATACTTTTTCTGTTGAAGAAGCTTACCGGCGTGCAACACATACTCATCCGCGCAACTCTACTGCGCCACTCCTGGCGATTTTAGTAGAGGCATTTTATTTCATGGCAAATGAATTAGAAGAAGTTCTTGTAGCAGAATCACAACAAGTCATTGCCAATTGGTTTGTTTATTTAATGGATCGCATCCGCCATCAAGAGTATTACCGGCAGATGTGCCGGCTAATTGGAACAGATGCCGGTGTTGAGCAAGCATTTAAAAGTTTGGAAACGCAAGTGCAGCATGCAATTCGCGCTGCCGCGAGTTCAGAATGTGATCGTTATGTGCGAGAAAGCGCTCGATTTTATGACGAGAACACATTTTCAATTTACCAATTCCGTCAAGTCTTGCAGCAAACTTCTCAAGCTTACGATTGCGCCAGTATGGTAGAGGCAGAGCCGGCAATTCGTCAGTTGTTAAAAATGGACTTTGAACCCAAAGTAAAACAAACCATTCAAAGTGCTTTTCGCCAAACAATCAATCAAACGTTCAAAACTCACTTGCTGCCCCTAGCAAAAGAGCAAGAAGAATCAATTTTACAGCAATACAACCGCGCTCGCGCCCATCTCGAAAAAACGTTAGAAAAGGAAGCCCAAGAACAACTCGATCAAAATCAGAAAAATCAAACACAATTGCAGCAAACTGTCAATACTTATAATGAAGCCGTTGGCGGAATTAATCAGTGTTTACAAGGGATGCAATTGGATCGCTATCAATTGCCGGTGGTTAAGTTCAAAGATGATTTTATTACTGCCGGTGAAGTTGCCGAAGCCAATCCTCCGAACGAGCAAAAACTGCTAGTAGAAGCGCTAGTAGAATAA
- a CDS encoding HNH endonuclease, whose product MTKTPRIPIPPEVRKYVFERDRYQCKSCGQTHLETSLTIDHIIPLARAGSNDISNLQTLCSRCNRQKKHHLDPRFRRHFAL is encoded by the coding sequence ATGACTAAAACACCCAGAATTCCCATTCCCCCAGAAGTGAGGAAATATGTTTTTGAGCGGGATCGTTACCAGTGCAAAAGCTGTGGTCAAACACACTTAGAGACATCACTGACAATTGACCACATTATCCCCCTCGCGCGTGCCGGCAGCAACGACATCAGCAACCTACAAACCCTGTGTAGCCGGTGCAACCGGCAGAAAAAACACCACCTCGATCCCCGCTTTCGGCGTCATTTCGCTCTTTAA
- a CDS encoding response regulator transcription factor, translating into MAPAKILVVDDDPAIRNLIHRFLSKQSYEMESADNGKTALEVFEQFNPDLVILDVNLPDTTGYQLCQEMQKRTGVFVLMLTSRTDESDILQGFSQGADDYITKPFRLVELAARVQAILKRQRPVTTAEQQILTLGQMFIDPVRREVTLNKEMVPLTALEFDLLYFLASHPNRVWRRAELLQEVWDYDYVGDQRVVDVHIGQIRRKIEVDVNQPSMIQTVRGVGYKFELPGAPGTQQVE; encoded by the coding sequence ATGGCCCCTGCCAAGATTCTTGTCGTTGATGACGACCCTGCAATCCGTAATTTAATTCATCGCTTCTTGAGCAAGCAGAGCTATGAAATGGAGTCTGCCGACAACGGCAAGACTGCCCTAGAGGTGTTTGAGCAGTTTAACCCAGACCTTGTGATTCTGGATGTCAATTTGCCAGATACCACCGGCTACCAGCTGTGCCAAGAAATGCAAAAGCGTACAGGTGTGTTTGTCCTGATGCTGACAAGCAGGACAGACGAGTCTGACATCCTCCAGGGATTTTCCCAAGGTGCCGATGACTACATCACCAAGCCTTTCCGCCTGGTCGAGTTAGCAGCCAGAGTCCAGGCAATTTTAAAGCGCCAGCGCCCCGTAACCACAGCAGAACAGCAAATTCTGACCTTGGGACAGATGTTCATCGATCCAGTGCGGCGTGAGGTCACACTCAACAAGGAGATGGTGCCTTTAACCGCGCTCGAATTCGACCTACTGTATTTTCTGGCCAGCCACCCCAACCGAGTTTGGCGGCGTGCTGAACTGTTGCAAGAAGTCTGGGACTACGACTATGTCGGGGATCAGCGGGTAGTCGATGTGCATATTGGCCAAATCCGCCGCAAAATTGAAGTGGATGTTAACCAGCCTTCGATGATTCAAACTGTGCGGGGAGTCGGCTATAAGTTTGAATTGCCTGGGGCACCCGGAACACAACAGGTTGAATGA
- a CDS encoding HEAT repeat domain-containing protein, with the protein MFSDAIMTKDESIQKLIQAVDEADSADGLLNAVKALAAVRSPAAIPSLIQVLRYNNPGAAVAAVDGLILLGEPAVQAILDQLDSYNYGARAWAVRALAGIGDPRGIDLLISAAETDFALSVRRAAARGLGNLQWVGLSSELVRDDQERTYNTLSKVCQDPEWVVRYAGIVGLQGLGSAVPADRPAWFSQLLAQLQQMAQADAELVVRARAVLATQTLTA; encoded by the coding sequence ATGTTTAGCGATGCAATTATGACCAAGGATGAAAGCATTCAAAAATTGATTCAAGCCGTTGATGAGGCGGATTCTGCTGATGGCTTGTTAAACGCAGTGAAGGCGCTGGCGGCTGTTCGCTCACCGGCAGCGATTCCGAGTTTGATTCAGGTTTTACGCTACAACAACCCCGGTGCGGCAGTGGCGGCGGTGGATGGGCTAATTTTACTCGGTGAGCCGGCAGTTCAGGCTATTTTAGATCAGCTTGATAGCTATAACTACGGTGCGAGAGCTTGGGCGGTTCGCGCATTAGCCGGCATCGGTGATCCCCGTGGCATCGATTTACTGATCTCGGCTGCTGAAACTGATTTTGCCTTGAGCGTGCGCCGCGCGGCGGCTAGAGGGTTGGGCAATCTACAGTGGGTTGGGTTATCAAGTGAGCTGGTTCGGGACGATCAAGAGCGGACTTACAATACATTAAGCAAAGTTTGTCAAGATCCAGAATGGGTTGTGCGCTATGCCGGCATCGTGGGATTGCAAGGGTTGGGGAGTGCAGTGCCGGCAGATCGTCCCGCTTGGTTTTCTCAACTTTTGGCGCAGTTGCAGCAAATGGCGCAAGCAGATGCAGAATTGGTAGTTCGCGCTCGTGCTGTGCTGGCAACTCAGACGCTCACTGCCTAG
- a CDS encoding KGK domain-containing protein: MSKRKIEALLESLNIKKDEKMSMREMEDKFESLDREDVVSIYSDQILLTNRTFTISEFIAAILPLVKGQYSSSNWTEKKESWFGKGIDCKILQPGKNWQKGKVRITLEFCPETVEVEETQASEPAASEESSPLDEIRQMKI; this comes from the coding sequence ATGTCAAAAAGAAAAATTGAAGCTCTGCTGGAGAGTTTGAATATAAAGAAGGATGAGAAAATGTCAATGAGAGAAATGGAAGACAAGTTTGAGTCTCTAGATCGTGAAGATGTTGTGTCTATCTATTCAGACCAAATTTTATTAACCAACCGCACTTTTACAATAAGTGAATTTATTGCAGCAATTCTACCACTTGTCAAGGGACAATACTCTTCATCCAACTGGACAGAAAAAAAGGAAAGTTGGTTTGGTAAAGGTATTGATTGTAAAATACTCCAACCCGGTAAAAATTGGCAAAAAGGCAAAGTGAGAATTACTTTAGAGTTTTGCCCGGAAACTGTTGAGGTAGAAGAAACACAGGCAAGTGAACCGGCTGCCAGCGAAGAAAGCTCACCCCTTGATGAGATACGGCAAATGAAGATTTAA
- the hemG gene encoding protoporphyrinogen oxidase produces the protein MQTTQPANPSNVLDTLIVGAGISGLSLGHTLQNDKAPTDSRPWKILVTESQGRVGGRIVSSSGDGFLWEEGPNSFSPTPALLKLAVDVGLKDELVFADRRLPRYVYWKGELIPVPMSPPALVKSHLLSLSGKLRALMGALGFVPPAMGGEETVGQFFRRHLGAEVTQRLVEPFVSGVYAGDPDQLSAAAAFGRVAKLTEVGGGLIAGAVLSRRPKSQPVVTDPNVPKTKPGELGSFRTGMQALPEAIAKKLGENLKLNWRLLQLRPTDRQTYIAEFSTPEGSQQIEARSVVLTTPAYVTAELLQPLQPPISHALEELSYPPVACVVLAYPADAFKDKLQGFGNLIPRGQGIRTLGTIWASSLFADRAPEGWNLLINFIGGATDLEIGDLDQAQIVEAVHQDLCRSLLKTDVPPKVLAVNVWKRAIPQYTLGHHRRLEQIEQGLRQLPGLYLCGNYTDGVALGDCVRRGIDCASVVGQYLAVKN, from the coding sequence ATGCAAACAACTCAACCAGCCAATCCATCGAATGTCCTAGATACTCTGATTGTGGGTGCCGGCATTAGCGGTCTGAGTTTGGGCCACACCCTGCAAAACGACAAAGCGCCCACCGACAGCCGTCCTTGGAAAATTTTGGTAACAGAAAGCCAAGGACGGGTGGGAGGACGGATTGTGTCATCGTCTGGAGACGGCTTTCTTTGGGAAGAAGGGCCAAACAGTTTTTCCCCAACACCGGCACTGCTGAAACTGGCTGTGGATGTGGGCTTAAAAGACGAGTTGGTGTTCGCAGATCGCCGGCTGCCGCGTTACGTGTACTGGAAGGGTGAGTTGATCCCCGTGCCGATGAGTCCGCCGGCACTGGTGAAGTCCCACTTGCTGAGTTTATCGGGGAAACTGCGGGCGCTGATGGGTGCGCTGGGCTTTGTGCCGCCGGCAATGGGAGGCGAGGAAACCGTGGGGCAGTTCTTTCGCCGGCATTTGGGTGCTGAGGTGACACAGCGCTTAGTAGAACCGTTCGTTTCAGGGGTGTATGCCGGCGATCCCGATCAGTTGAGTGCGGCTGCTGCCTTTGGGCGGGTGGCGAAACTAACAGAAGTGGGTGGAGGGCTAATCGCAGGGGCAGTGCTGTCTCGCCGGCCAAAATCCCAGCCGGTTGTTACCGATCCCAACGTTCCCAAGACGAAACCCGGGGAGTTAGGGTCATTCCGAACCGGGATGCAAGCACTGCCCGAAGCCATTGCTAAAAAGTTGGGCGAAAATTTGAAACTTAACTGGCGTTTGTTGCAGTTGCGCCCCACCGACCGGCAAACTTATATTGCAGAATTTTCAACGCCGGAAGGTTCCCAACAGATTGAAGCTCGCAGCGTAGTGCTCACCACCCCCGCTTATGTCACGGCAGAGCTATTGCAGCCCCTACAACCCCCTATTAGCCATGCTTTAGAGGAATTGTCTTATCCGCCCGTTGCGTGTGTCGTCTTGGCCTATCCAGCGGACGCTTTTAAGGATAAATTGCAGGGGTTTGGGAACTTGATTCCTAGAGGTCAGGGAATTCGCACATTGGGCACCATTTGGGCTTCGAGTTTGTTTGCCGATCGTGCTCCGGAAGGGTGGAATTTGCTGATTAACTTTATTGGCGGCGCAACAGACCTAGAAATTGGGGATTTAGATCAAGCGCAAATTGTTGAGGCGGTGCATCAAGACCTTTGCCGGTCGCTGCTGAAAACGGATGTGCCCCCGAAGGTTTTGGCGGTGAATGTGTGGAAACGTGCGATCCCGCAGTATACCCTTGGCCATCACCGGCGTCTTGAGCAAATCGAGCAGGGCTTGCGGCAGTTGCCTGGTTTATATTTATGCGGAAACTACACCGACGGCGTTGCTTTGGGAGATTGCGTTCGCCGTGGCATAGATTGTGCCAGTGTTGTTGGGCAATATTTAGCCGTAAAAAATTAA
- a CDS encoding DUF2811 domain-containing protein, producing MNASISILAEIPEELHESLKNYLDSHPDWDQDRVFSAALSLFLLQNGSSGSPESSRSYRQAARVYLESLFKHPV from the coding sequence ATGAACGCAAGCATCAGCATTCTGGCGGAAATTCCCGAAGAATTACACGAATCCCTCAAAAACTACTTGGACAGCCATCCAGACTGGGATCAAGACCGGGTTTTTTCTGCCGCTCTGTCACTGTTTTTGCTGCAAAATGGCAGTAGTGGCAGCCCTGAATCGTCACGAAGCTATCGTCAGGCTGCCCGCGTGTATCTTGAATCGCTGTTCAAACACCCGGTTTAA
- the clpS gene encoding ATP-dependent Clp protease adapter ClpS, translating to MATSPTVAPDKASQVTRQLYPNYKVIVLNDDFNTFQHVAECLMKYIPGMTGDQAWQLTNQIHSDGQATVWVGPQEQAELYHQQLSRAGLTMAPLEKA from the coding sequence ATGGCCACTTCACCAACGGTAGCTCCCGATAAAGCCAGTCAAGTTACACGGCAACTCTATCCCAACTACAAAGTAATCGTGTTGAACGATGATTTCAATACGTTTCAGCACGTTGCTGAATGCTTGATGAAGTATATTCCGGGGATGACAGGCGATCAGGCTTGGCAATTGACCAACCAAATCCACTCGGACGGCCAAGCCACGGTTTGGGTTGGCCCGCAAGAGCAAGCTGAGCTTTATCACCAGCAGCTCAGTCGTGCCGGCTTAACGATGGCTCCATTAGAGAAAGCCTAA